ACTTACCATCATATTTATCACCATTAGATGAGTTTCAATTTCAAGATTCGTGTAGTGGACAtgaacaaatctcaaaattaaaattcatctaacggtgataaataaGGTGGTGAACATACACCACAttaaatggtggtgagcaaaaatgtacTCCCGCCCCAAAAGGTCAAAGAGAACTTCAACTCCAACTCGCCAATGTTTTCTGttgcattgaaaaaaaaatccttaatGGAATGGTTGAGATAATAGTACTACTGTCCAAGACATttgaaagggaaagaaaatgtcaaatttggggataaaaaaattaaactcatGATGTATATTAAGTATGTTAATAAAAGTCTTGTTCCGCCACTACATGTGTAGTGTATGTTGAAACTAAATTCCAGAAAGGAATATCAAAGATGATTAAGAGGAACTTAATGCCAGAGAAGGCTAATGTTtcatttaggaaaaaaaaaatattatgagcAGGCAAAACATTATTTATACtactaataaataaaattcttccgaaaaaaaaaatcttataaaaactaggaaacaaaataacaaaaggATAATTTAAAATTACAATCCAAATCTAATTGGGAAATCTGCCCAGCTAACAATTAAACACGTTTATGGACCTTTAGGCCTCCAAATCAGGCCCAAAATGACTTGAATTAAAGCTTAAGATGTCATCACCAAGTTTGTAGAAGATCCCAACTCCAAAACCATCATATTCTAGCCCAAAAAAAACTGCAACTAAGCCATGCAACTTAGGGCCAGTTTGGGAttgatgtgtttttttttaaaactgctTTGACTGTGCTTTTAGAATAATCAGCTGTAATATAAAGCTGGCGAGCATTTGGTTAATTGAATTTTAAAAGTGCTGTGAGTATGAAAAGCAGCGTAGAATCGTTTggtaaaatttaatataaaagtgACATATTTGTATACAATGACAAATGGACATAGTAGTAGGAGTGAGGGCGATGAGATTAGTGGTGCTAATGGTGGTGGaggtgtggtggtggtgctaaTAGTGAGATGTGTTGATTGGGGTGGAGAGGTAATAATGGTGGTAGAGGAGTGGTAGCATCGACAGTGGCAGTTGTGGTTGCGATGACAATGGTGGCGGTGGCAGCAATGATGGTGGCAGTGGTAGTTGTGgttgtggtgatggtggtggtggtggtggtggttgcggtaatggtggtggtggtggcggcatTGATGGAGGTAACAatggtggtagtggtggtggtggtggtggcagtAATGATGATGGTGACAAAAGTGGTAGTGGTGACAGTGGTGGAGGTTGTGGTTACGATGGTGGTGGTAGCAAATATGGTGGTTGTGTTGGCGGTGATGGTGTAAGGTTAGTATTGGTAGTGATAGGTTGTAGCGTTTACCTTATTCTCTAAGGGATAAAATATGTGGAAGGTTAAATaatgtcatttaaaaaaaattaatgaaggtattataataattgaaaatatttattaaagaCCCAACTCTACGTTTTATTAAAGCAACTTTTAAAAGCAACCTACAAGCTGTTTTTAAAAGCTGCTGTCTAGAGCccattgcttttaaaataagcaGGAGATTTTACTtttaccaaacatttttttattgctTAACTTTAAAGTGAAGCAATACCACACATGGCCTCAATCTACCAGCACAAGTTGAAAGACTTGCAAACACCCTCAAATTGGAATCATTctaaaattcatccgtttgatcactttttgctcaAGAGGAAGCCACAAATCCTACATTGgaaatataaatcaaagtatcaaaatctcaccaaaatatgctaaaaatagggtaaaatatacaATATAAAATGGACTCATCAcatgtaactaatttttttttgtgctaCCTTGATAGGAAATCAGACACTTACATCTACTTAATCTCAAAGTGAAGCAATACCACACAAGGCCTCAATCTACCAGCACCACGCTGGTCCCTTATTTATTTTCCATAAATCAACAGCTTGTCATAAAAATCTAAAACTTTGACACAAACAAGTTGAAAGACTCGCAAACACCCTTCAATTGGAATCATTCTAAAATTCATCtatttgatcactttttgctcaAGAGGAAGCCACAaatcctacattgaaaatataaatcaaaatatcaaaatctcaccaaaatatgttaaaaataaGGTAAAATATACAATATAAAATGGACTCATCAcatgtaactaattttttttgtgctACCTTGAACACTTACATCTACTTAATCTCAATTCATTATCTCACCGCTTGAACTGCACGAGCTAGGTGCGATACTTTGAGTTGTGGGAAGATATATGCAAGCTTGTGTTTTAACCCTTTAACACGCTTGaaataatttcatgttttttagGACTCTGAAATTAATAAGCTTGTCATATTTATTTCGTATAATTTTCCTTACTAGCAAATAGATATTGGTAATACTTTTCTTCCTCATGTTAACAAGAAGTCCAAAGTTTGAAATGCCCCAACATTCCAttggtaaaaaataaatttgttttcCCTTTACTGAAATTGTGCTCTAATTAATCAGACGGTTTCAACataggaattggatcctctcctgagcaagagatcaggatcctcctgacccaaTAACACGGgctgttggattttgatccgaTGGTTATAAACACGGGGTCCctctaaaatttataataattgtagccgtttgatcaaaatccaacggcgTGTGTTAGTGAGTCAGGAGGATCCTGATCTCCTACTCAGGAAAGGATCCAATTCCTTCAACACAACTTAGTTGGTTTACAAACGTCATAGCCGGCTGACCATTGACCCACAAAAGCGATGCGTTTTCAATTTTGGTACCCCAACAATAGCTACGTTTTCAATTTTGTCTATTGTTTGTctattgggtttttgacttAGAGCCCTTGCAGTTGGAACTTTTGTAGTTTCAATTTCGGTGTTCTTCATCCTCTCCTCCTTTTGAGTTTTGACAGCAAATGGCAATGAGTTCACACACGTTTCATGTCTCATTTTGTGTGTTattgtaaacatgaaaattcttgaagcaaatgaaacaagaacacgtgtacaaaataatattttgtattaataatttgggggttacaatctcttctacaaatttagcctctgattcgatcttcataatgtgtagatttgtggattctgctgttgatccaagggtcttcgaggcttgatcttaggatgaacgagtGATGAACGATGAAAACTTTCTTCAAGcggccgtcagggcttgatattgaattggtggaagtttttcaagggccgttggggcttgatcttgaaggaggatttggtggaagttcttcaagggccgttggggttgatcttgaaggaggaagttcttcaagggccgttggggcttgatcttgaaggaggatttgatgaagaacgaagagagatTTCTTGATcattcgggatttgcttgggagctttagagtttcaaagtttcaaggttttggtgtgatgtgaattaGTCACCTctcaaaatgaatgccttgacttcctatttatagaattccaaaacttgattttttggatttatataatcagatgaaataaatcatttatgccaggtgttgacacgtgtcctatttgatgacttttccgatttattttgatttttcgttgagtcacatgctacgtgtaaaatttatgtgacacatgaatgttgaaattttaattattggtcaacatttatttcttcgaaatttcgatgtctacatttATATTTGGCTTTCACATGCTCATAGTCACTAGAGAGGAAATAAAGAGTCATGTGAACAAGAAATTGGTCTGTGATGTCAATATCCAAAGCTTCAATTTGTTTGACATATTGACGAGCTTGAGTAAGTGCACCCTTATTCTGCTAGTACCAtcataatttttatttgaatctTTCGTACCAAGATCCCAAATGTATCAATGCCATGCTGCTATAGTCCACATACTAAGCAGGATTCCACTTCCCAGTCGTATATGCGACTAGAATTCTCCATATCCACCCGAAAAATGGTGATTTCTCTATtcaaaaccctttttttttcaagcGGGAGGACCCCCTTTTGCTTATTCCAGCGGAAGATCTGGATTTGCTACTTCGCGTAGCTCTGGAGAGCATGGAATTCGACTAGAAAGCGCTTTCCGAGATTTAGTGCTAACGAAGGCTGAGAGATAAGAACCATTTTTAGCTAGCCTTCGATACAGTTTGGTTTGGTACTTTATGAAACTGGAATCAAAATcgaaatcaaaacaaaattcGGTACGGTTCAATTCGGTATCATGGGGTGTACAAAATTtatagggatgtgctatccacacacctcaaattacttcccacacaccccttgttaatttatgtccgttgatcttcttcaattcatccgatccgacggtcgaaaattagaagggtgtgtgagaagtaaaatggggtgtgtggatatcacatcccaatTTATAAGGTCCCTTATGGGTTAGTTTTGTTCGGTATTAAAGGGTACTATTTCAGTTTTGGGCTTCAGTTATAATCCCCCTTTATATGTTTTTTTGTGCGATAAAAATAGGTCCTTTTCGATTTTGGGTTAAACAGGTTTTGATTGAACCCAAATCCCATTTTGCTAATGATTAAAATAGGGCCAAGCATTGTCAAATGAAATGTCTTATGGGATCCGCATTAGTAAAAACCCAAATGAAAAAGCAAAGTTCAAGTAACCgtgaatttttgttctttttccaTTGCAACCAAATCCACCACACACAGTAGACGACAAGTT
This window of the Malus domestica chromosome 03, GDT2T_hap1 genome carries:
- the LOC139194650 gene encoding glycine-rich cell wall structural protein 1.0-like; this encodes MTNGHSSRSEGDEISGANGGGGVVVVLIRSGSIDSGSCGCDDNGGGGSNDGGSGSCGCGDGGGGGGGCGNGGGGGGIDGGNNGGSGGGGGGSNDDGDKSGSGDSGGGCGYDGGGSKYGGCVGGDGVRFVDSAVDPRVFEA